The Spinacia oleracea cultivar Varoflay chromosome 2, BTI_SOV_V1, whole genome shotgun sequence DNA segment CAATTCGCTCCGCACAAGGTTTGCGCTCTTACAGCCCAATAAGTAAGACTATGTTCTGTTCGGcctattttgacttatttcagacaaaataactTCCAATAATTccagttaagtttagataatttaagttcagataatataagtttaatCAAAATAAGTGAAATACAACGGAGCCTAAGAGTATATCGCATAATCCGATACCCAAAATATTCGGACCGTGACAAGTAGACCTCCAAAATATAAATGGCCGGGTGTCCACACCGGTCCACCCCTCTAGTTATCTCCTAATAGTGGTCAACAACCGTGTGCTTAAAAACCCCTTTTATAAACACACAAACAATCACCATCTCACCATCACAATTCCTTCCACCCCAAAATCAACGGCCCCAATTTCCCCACGTGATTCAATTCAACCTTCCTAGTATACTCCGtgtaaattaaattaaagtaaATTAAAACCTTTAAAAAGGCAAACAACAAATTCCCAAATTGcaggaaagaaaattaaaaattctgGGTAAGGGCGTGTCTTGGAATTGAATGCTAAAAATCCTTCCGTcgataaaaataataatgggGAGTGAGTATGAAGAAATCAGGAAACCCAGATTTCTGTGTCTTCATGGGTTTAGAACAAGCGGGGAAATAATGAAGACGCAGGTCAACAAGTGGCCTGAATCTGTCCGGTCAAAGCTTGATCTTGTTTATCCTGATGGGCCTTTTCCGGCCCGAGGTAAATCCGATGTTGAAGGAATTTTTGATCCTCCTTATTATGAGTGGTTTCAATTTAATAAGGTGAATTCCTTTTCTTAATCTCTCTCATGTTATTTATTACTCGTTGATTTCTTTGGTGTTGTTATTATTGTGTGATTATAAGGAGGTTTTAGTGTAGTGGTTAAGATTAATGATCTGCATGCGATAAGTCTCAGTATATTTGTTAATAATCGGACCCGACCCAAAACCCGGCCTGTAAGGCCCGAAACctgacccgaaaatactggatTTTGTACAGAACTTACTAACTTAGAACACGATTTTATCTTAACCCGCACAACCGATAAGTAAAGGTCAATACCCGACTGAACCCGTGTTAGACCCAACTGattagtaataaatgagattgtagaaaaatttaagcataataaacacgttaacgtgttacggagtacttatttgggtgtaatatgattttgattATGGTTGACTTTGGCCATGAGTCATGAACatgcatttgtaaacccgaaagTGAACAACCCAAATTAACCCGAATCCGAAAACAATTTATTATAACCTGACCCGAACGACTCATTTCACATGTCTAGGTCCCTGGTTCGAGAATCGTCACCCAGTCCGTAGTTTGtactttgtaatttgtattgcgcgggtggctcatttgcacaactaaaaaaaagtaatgtgtgattgattgattatatgtgaaattatttaattttcaggAATTTACGACTTACACAAAATTTGAGGAATGTTTGGAGTATATTCAAGAGCTTATGATTAAGCATGGTCCAATTGATGGTCTTCTGGGTTTCTCTCAGGTACAATTTCTATTTTCTGTAGTGGATCATTGCATGATTAAGTGATTAACGAGTTTCTTTAGGTGGTAACAAAAATTTAAGTTTCTGGGTTTATAAgttagtttttgacaaattttccttttttttttattttgtgttGTAGGGGGCGATTTTGTCAGCTGCGTTACCAGGGCTACAAGCACAGGTATAGTGTGATGATATTAATTTGATGAACTTATATAGTAAAAAAACTTGAGTAAAGATTAAATTGAATTTATATTGATTGGGATTTTTGTTACAGGGATATGCTTTGACAAAAGTTCCCAAGATTAAGTTTTTGGTGATAATTGGAGGTGCAAAGTTTAAGGCTGAGACATGGGCAGAGAAAGCATATGCTTCTCCAATTGAATGCCCATCACTCCACTTTCTAGGTATATTTTTTTGCCTACCCTTTGTACTATTACAATTTACaagtatttggtgaatttataTGTCTGCTCAAATTTGTGAAAATTTGGTGGTGTTCTTTGTCTATAATGAAGTGTTGGTAAACTCGGAAACAACCTTTGTCTACTTGTAAAGATAACTATGGttatgttctcttcaccttattcttattgtttaTTGACCTGGCCATTCAAATTAGACAAGAAAAATCAGACCAAACAAGAAAAAATCAGAccagaaaaagcaaaaaaacaTTCCCAGAACAAACCAGAccagaaaaagcaaaaaaacaTTCCCAGAACAAACCAGACCAGGATGAATCAAACCGGaccaaaaaaatagaaaaatgtgACCAAaccaggtgaagagaacaaaacaTATATGAGGTTGCTTACATAACATTGAACCACCCCAAACATCATCTAAGATTAGGTACTAAGTTACTAGAGCTTGTAAGACGTGTTACTAAAGCATAAATTGCTCGTTTTAAGGGATGGTGAGCCCAAGTTATGGTAGTATGGATTAGTGTGCTAATTATTGTTTGACATATACTTCGTAGTTGATAGCTAAAGAAAAATTGGTGTTCTTCCTGTGAAAAGGAGCTTTTTAGGAATTGGGTAGCTCATAGGTGAACTTTGTGTCACCTATTGCTAAGCGCAAACTAAAGGGAGCTAATGTGAAGGTTGATTCTGACTCTAACCTCTAAGAATGATCACTGTATTATCACTTATGCTAGAAAAAAGCTGTATAAGATTGCATTGATTCTTAGAGGTTAGGGTCTGCTGCTACAAAGAACTGTTTGAAGAACAAGAACGATATCCTAGTGTATAAGGGTTCTACTGAAACCAGTTGCTGAGGTCTGAATGTATGGGGATCTTTTTTCTGAGTAGTCTTAGGCCcttttctttttggcttaatttcagttccAAGCCTTATTTTCAGTTCAGCTCAGCGCAACTCAACTCAAAAGAACAGGGTTTTAGACTCTTAGACCAGTAAAGTGAATGTTTAAAGATTATCATTTGACGAAAAACTTCACAATGGACACGAAAACGGATTTTAGCACATCATCATATGACATCTCATAGTGAATTCTTCTTGGGAAAAACACTCGTTGTTTATAAAAAGAATGGGCTCTATGACCTCTGTCATAAATATTcagacttcgatcattccaaaaACGTGAGCTAAAACCCTGAATGTTGATGTTTGGTTATGATTGTTATGAATATTGGTTGAGTTTGTTGTGTGAGTACATCCTTCAAATTTGGATATTCTTTCTATCACTATTTATCAGACAAATCGAATGAGTCTGTATTACACTATTACTGCAGTAGCTCTGTAACAGGGACAATGACACAATGTATTGATTATTGCAGGGAAGGATGACTTCTTGAAGCCTCATGGAGAAGAGCTCCTGAAATCTGTTGTTGATCCTGTTGTTATCCATCATCCCAAGGGCCACACAGTTCCTCGGTTAGGTGAGATTATCGGTTTCTTTCGTTGAACATAGATCTGGTTATTGGGCGGGTCGGGTCAGGGTATGTGTGGGTCGGGTAATGGAAAGGATTAATTTTAGCGGGTCaaagtgggccttgggccaaTAGCGGGCCGACAGTGGGCGGGTCAGTAAATGAacaaggaaaatgaaaaaaaagataCTCGTATGCAAATACAAGTGAATACGAAGCTATCCATATAATTTTATGGAgtagttttcaaaattattgtGGTTATAAGTTTTGCCCTATATTGACCCTGTAGTCCTGTACAGTAAGACCCTGTTCAGTAAAGGCCATGTCCAATAAGAACCCTACCCAATAAGACCCTTATTAACATAACTCAAACCCTATACTCATTGGGCAATCTTGGCCAATACCCAAGTTTAGTTGAATTAGAGGTGATAAAAATTCGTGCCGGGCCGGACCGAGCTTTAACACacaaaaaaattgcccaaacccATAATTTTGGTGTGGGCTTTGCGGGCCAAAATGAGCTTTTCGGGCGTGGTTTGAATTTTGGTCTAAAAATGCATATGTTAGGCTACCCAAACCCGTACTTTTTCAGGCAGGGTCGGGCCTGTAGTCAGGCTATAGTTGATCAGGTCTAAGTTGAACCTACTCCGTTAATGTGTTCCCATGGATTGTTTCCGAAAAATATGTTAAATTTATATCATTGTCTTTAATTTTGCAGACGAGAAGTCACTGCCAACCATGCATAGCTTCATTGACAAGATTCAGAAGTTAATatccgaagaggagaaagataaaGAACGCAATGTAGAATgattaacttgcttaattaatagTACAGAAATCGGTCCTTTTGGTCTGATGAATTGAAAATATACTACATTTGTTTCGTCTTTGTTTAGCAATGGTAACTAGTCGCACCATTAGCTGTAATTCATGCCATTGATGAAATGAATGATCTGTAATGTGTCATTAGTGTAGAGTGAAATATGAAATTAATGTTCTGTTAATTATGGATTAACAGATAATTACCATTGGTTTATGAAATTCAACTGCAAGGTTTTGTGAATGTATTATTCTCCATTATGATCATAGCattctttattttttcttgaataaTCACACTCTTTGAATTTGAAGGGATATCAAAGTACTTGTGTAACTTACCCATGGGTTTGTTTTGTTTTCGAGTAAAACTTTTGATTTTGTTAAATGGCTTAGGCATGATAAATCCTTGCCCATCACCTTACAAGTAGACATCCAATTACGAGGCGTTTCGGTTCGGGTGAAGAATTTTTGGGGTGGATTTTGAGTTCGATTCGAGTCGGGTCATATTCGGTTTTATTGCCAACAAAACTTATTATGATAAAACAATCATAATTAGGCACATTGATTTTCAGGTCAATTCGGTTTGGGATAGATCCATTTCTCAGCTGGAT contains these protein-coding regions:
- the LOC110802304 gene encoding dihydrofolate reductase; the encoded protein is MLKILPSIKIIMGSEYEEIRKPRFLCLHGFRTSGEIMKTQVNKWPESVRSKLDLVYPDGPFPARGKSDVEGIFDPPYYEWFQFNKEFTTYTKFEECLEYIQELMIKHGPIDGLLGFSQGAILSAALPGLQAQGYALTKVPKIKFLVIIGGAKFKAETWAEKAYASPIECPSLHFLGKDDFLKPHGEELLKSVVDPVVIHHPKGHTVPRLDEKSLPTMHSFIDKIQKLISEEEKDKERNVE